The sequence below is a genomic window from Candidatus Methylomirabilota bacterium.
TCCAGCTCCTCCGGGTCCAGCCGCATCCCCAGGTGGAGGCCCATCTCCCCGAGGATCGTCTTGATCTCGTTGAGCGACTTCTTGCCGAAGTTCTTCGTCTTGAGCAGCTCGGCTTCGGTCTTCTGCACGAGGTCGGCGATCGTCCGGATGTTGGCGGTCTTGAGACAGTTGGAGGCGCGCACCGACAGCTCCAGCTCGTCTACGTTGCGGAAGAGGTTCTCGTTCAGCTCGGCCCGCGGCCGCAGCTCGTCCCGCTCCGACTCCTCCGACTCCGGAGTCGCCACCGGGAAGTCCATCAGCAGATCGAAGTGATCCTCCAAGATCCGGGAGGCCTCACCCACCGCCACCGCCGGCGATATGCTGCCGTCCGTCCAGACCTCGATCACGAGCCGCTCGTGCGCCTGGTCCATCGACTCCACGTGGGCGTTCACCTGCTTGACGGGGGAGAAGTCGGCGTCGAGGAGGATGGCGTTGATCGGGAGCGCCTCCGGTTCCCGGCGTTCGGCCGGCACCCAGCCCCGGCCGCGCTCGATGCATACTTCCATCTCCAGCACGCCGTCCTTGTCCAGCGTGGCGAGCGGCACGTCGGGTGTCAGGATCTCGACGTCGGCGTCCGCCTCGAAGTCGCCCGCCTTGACGACGCCGACGCCCTGCACCTTGAGCCGCAGGATCTTGGGGCGGTTGACGTGGAGACGGAAGACCACCTTGCGCAGGTTCATGAGGATGTCCAGCGTGTCCTCCATGACACCCGGCATGTGGGAGAACTCGTGCAGGACGTTCTCGATCTTCACCCAGGTGGGCGCGGCACCGTGGATCGCCGAGAGGATGACGCGGCG
It includes:
- a CDS encoding DNA-directed RNA polymerase subunit alpha — its product is MLELELPTRHDWQVSENTYGKLVIEPFEPGFALTVGNAYRRVILSAIHGAAPTWVKIENVLHEFSHMPGVMEDTLDILMNLRKVVFRLHVNRPKILRLKVQGVGVVKAGDFEADADVEILTPDVPLATLDKDGVLEMEVCIERGRGWVPAERREPEALPINAILLDADFSPVKQVNAHVESMDQAHERLVIEVWTDGSISPAVAVGEASRILEDHFDLLMDFPVATPESEESERDELRPRAELNENLFRNVDELELSVRASNCLKTANIRTIADLVQKTEAELLKTKNFGKKSLNEIKTILGEMGLHLGMRLDPEEL